In Roseofilum reptotaenium CS-1145, a single genomic region encodes these proteins:
- a CDS encoding ATP-binding protein, whose amino-acid sequence MKALPKFVSKNLAQIPLQTVLVLPFVIQLCTTVGLIGYLSYRNGQKAVNNLATQLQSEITNRIEQHLEHYRETPILINTINEDAIKLGKLSLDDVESMARFFWQEHKWVSTASNICMGIELGGRYAGAILDKDGLVKIDILDPAIDPHVKRYILNPDTNQLELEGLNNLGYDPRARPWYQDAVAAGQSIWSQIYITKHDAELVIANSVPIYDQQNQLLGVLSVNTVLRQVNDFLQELEVGKTGETFIIEADGMLVSSSTTEKPFKLVDGEQTRISGTESQNALVQATAAYLEEYLTTNTINMSQQLEFQFENERHFVKVSRLQDEQGLDWLIVVTIPEADFIEQIKKNNLYTLGLSILALVASILTGLITARWVTEPILSLKEAAQSLSEGKFNKPVNIDRKDELGVLGRAFNNMAAQLKESYANLEASEKRVKQILEAVPVGIALHEVSGQISYFNRRGKQILNQDEGLSPETIEPYKEYSIYLAGTDHPCPREQLPAMLALQGETVYIDNLELHKSARVIPLEVWATPIFDEQGQIIYAITAFQDIQDRKQAELERKRFIQELEIKNKELHRLDQIKNDFLANTSHELRTPLNGIIGIAESLMGNPNNSLSTTTHENLSLIVASGRRLANLINDILDFSKLRYKEIKLQVKPVTLGVITEVILAISQTLIIHKDIKLINEISWDLPLVDADENRLQQIMHNLIGNAIKFTDTGEIKVSAEVDQNSIDRAQVVVTVSDTGIGIPADKLDRIFESFEQADSSTDRQYSGTGLGLAITKKLVELHGGEIRVQSEVGVGSQFKFTLPISAQQESSERSQIQAVSSLAVVNPKISLATDRDQPDLELSARGNNWTILVVDDEPVNLQVLVNYLSPYSYRVIQANNGQQALDLINSENKPDLMLLDVMMPRMTGYEVCEKLRETYGLDELPILLLTAKNQITDVVTGLEAGANDYLTKPIHQKELLARIRTQIQLCQLETLRVLSDEYRKKAEELEDTLQELRQTQAQLIQTEKMSSLGKFVAGIAHEINNPANFIMGNLNCTQEYVDDLMDLIGLYQDNCRNSTPEILQRSEEIDLDFMKKDFPDVIKSMKYGINRIGNIVKSLKDFSHLDQSNQKQVDIHEGLDSTLVMVENRLNGIQVIKKYAKLPFVECYPGLLNQVFLNLLNNALDALEGYGEVPRITIETQGLAQGKIRIRIADNGLGIAPENMKRIFDPFFTTKEVGSGTGLGLSTSYSIIVDQHGGQLSCESELGKGTVFMIEIPEKLSE is encoded by the coding sequence ATGAAGGCTTTACCGAAATTTGTGAGTAAAAACCTAGCCCAAATTCCACTACAGACGGTTTTAGTGCTTCCTTTTGTGATTCAACTTTGTACTACTGTTGGTCTAATAGGTTATCTTTCCTATCGCAATGGTCAGAAAGCAGTCAACAATCTTGCCACACAGTTACAAAGTGAAATTACAAATCGAATTGAACAGCATTTAGAGCATTATAGAGAGACTCCTATTCTAATCAATACAATAAATGAAGATGCAATAAAACTGGGAAAATTGAGCTTAGATGATGTAGAATCGATGGCTCGTTTTTTTTGGCAAGAACATAAATGGGTAAGCACAGCCAGTAATATTTGCATGGGAATAGAATTGGGAGGACGCTATGCTGGAGCCATTTTAGATAAAGATGGTTTAGTTAAAATAGATATCTTAGATCCAGCGATCGATCCTCATGTTAAACGCTATATTCTCAATCCCGATACCAATCAACTTGAACTAGAAGGTCTCAACAACCTAGGTTACGACCCTCGAGCCAGACCTTGGTACCAAGATGCCGTAGCCGCAGGACAATCCATTTGGAGTCAAATTTACATTACCAAACATGATGCAGAGTTGGTCATTGCCAATAGTGTTCCCATCTACGATCAGCAGAACCAATTGTTAGGAGTTTTATCGGTTAACACGGTCCTCAGACAAGTCAACGATTTCCTCCAAGAATTAGAAGTGGGTAAAACGGGAGAAACATTCATCATTGAAGCTGATGGTATGTTAGTGTCCAGCTCTACAACCGAAAAACCCTTTAAGTTAGTTGATGGAGAGCAAACTAGAATTTCGGGAACTGAAAGTCAGAATGCATTGGTTCAAGCAACTGCTGCATACTTGGAAGAATATCTGACAACAAATACCATTAATATGTCCCAACAACTGGAATTCCAGTTTGAGAATGAACGGCACTTTGTGAAGGTCAGTCGTCTTCAGGATGAGCAAGGTTTAGATTGGCTGATTGTAGTTACCATCCCAGAAGCAGATTTTATAGAACAAATCAAGAAAAATAATCTCTATACGTTGGGACTTAGTATTTTGGCTCTAGTAGCTAGTATACTGACTGGTTTAATTACTGCTCGTTGGGTAACTGAACCCATTTTATCTCTCAAAGAGGCAGCCCAATCTTTGTCAGAAGGGAAATTTAATAAACCCGTTAACATTGACCGGAAAGATGAATTGGGAGTTTTGGGACGAGCGTTCAATAATATGGCCGCTCAATTGAAAGAATCTTATGCCAATTTAGAAGCTTCTGAAAAGCGGGTGAAACAAATTTTAGAAGCGGTTCCAGTAGGGATTGCACTCCATGAAGTGAGTGGTCAGATCTCTTATTTTAATCGCCGAGGAAAACAAATTCTAAATCAAGATGAGGGATTGAGTCCAGAGACGATAGAACCTTATAAAGAATATAGCATTTATCTGGCAGGAACGGATCACCCCTGTCCAAGAGAACAATTGCCAGCTATGTTAGCTTTGCAAGGAGAAACTGTTTATATCGATAATCTAGAACTACATAAGAGCGCTCGAGTGATACCCCTTGAGGTTTGGGCTACCCCGATTTTTGATGAACAAGGACAGATAATTTATGCAATTACAGCATTCCAGGATATTCAAGATCGAAAACAAGCAGAATTAGAACGGAAGCGTTTTATTCAAGAGTTAGAGATTAAAAATAAAGAATTACATCGACTTGACCAAATTAAAAATGATTTCTTAGCTAATACGTCTCATGAATTGCGAACTCCTCTCAATGGAATTATTGGAATTGCGGAATCTTTAATGGGGAATCCCAATAATTCCCTGTCCACAACAACCCATGAAAATTTATCTTTAATTGTAGCGAGTGGCAGACGACTGGCGAACTTGATTAATGATATTTTGGATTTTTCAAAGCTCAGGTACAAAGAGATAAAGTTACAAGTTAAGCCCGTGACTTTGGGTGTAATCACTGAAGTCATACTTGCTATTAGTCAAACCTTAATTATTCACAAAGATATAAAGCTAATTAATGAAATTTCTTGGGATCTTCCTCTGGTAGATGCGGATGAAAATCGATTGCAACAAATCATGCATAATCTGATTGGTAATGCGATCAAGTTTACGGATACAGGTGAAATTAAAGTCTCAGCAGAAGTCGATCAAAATTCCATCGATCGCGCCCAGGTCGTGGTAACGGTTAGTGATACGGGTATCGGTATTCCAGCAGATAAATTAGACCGAATTTTTGAATCTTTTGAGCAAGCAGATAGCTCAACCGATAGACAATATAGCGGTACAGGTTTAGGACTAGCTATTACTAAGAAATTAGTAGAGTTACATGGAGGTGAGATTAGGGTTCAATCAGAAGTGGGGGTAGGCTCTCAATTTAAGTTTACTTTGCCGATTTCTGCACAACAAGAGAGTTCCGAGCGATCTCAGATACAGGCAGTCAGCTCTTTAGCTGTAGTCAATCCAAAGATATCCTTAGCCACCGATCGAGATCAACCGGACTTAGAACTTTCAGCTCGGGGAAATAACTGGACGATTTTAGTGGTGGATGATGAACCGGTAAATTTGCAGGTTCTGGTGAATTATCTTAGCCCGTATAGTTATCGCGTGATTCAAGCAAATAATGGACAACAAGCTCTCGATCTGATCAACTCAGAGAATAAACCTGATTTGATGTTACTGGATGTGATGATGCCTCGGATGACCGGATATGAAGTTTGTGAAAAACTGAGGGAAACCTATGGTTTGGATGAGTTGCCTATTTTGCTGCTAACAGCTAAAAATCAAATCACGGATGTTGTTACCGGTTTGGAAGCTGGGGCAAATGATTATTTAACTAAGCCCATACACCAAAAAGAACTTTTGGCTAGGATTAGAACTCAAATTCAGTTATGCCAACTCGAAACCCTGCGCGTCTTATCTGATGAATATAGAAAAAAAGCAGAAGAATTAGAAGATACACTGCAAGAATTGAGGCAAACACAGGCTCAACTGATTCAAACCGAAAAGATGTCGAGCTTAGGAAAGTTCGTTGCTGGGATTGCTCATGAAATTAACAATCCAGCTAATTTTATTATGGGGAATCTCAATTGCACTCAAGAATATGTGGATGACTTGATGGATTTGATTGGTTTATATCAGGATAACTGTCGGAATTCCACTCCAGAAATCTTACAGCGATCGGAGGAGATCGATCTGGATTTCATGAAAAAAGATTTCCCAGATGTGATTAAGTCCATGAAGTATGGAATTAATCGAATTGGTAATATTGTCAAGTCTTTGAAGGATTTTTCTCACTTGGATCAGTCAAACCAAAAACAGGTTGATATCCATGAAGGGCTGGATAGCACGTTGGTTATGGTTGAAAATAGATTGAATGGAATTCAGGTGATTAAAAAATACGCTAAATTGCCTTTTGTTGAGTGTTATCCCGGTTTGTTAAACCAAGTCTTCCTAAATTTACTTAATAATGCTCTTGATGCGTTAGAAGGTTATGGTGAAGTTCCCCGAATTACAATTGAAACTCAAGGTTTAGCTCAGGGTAAAATCCGAATTCGGATTGCTGATAATGGGCTGGGGATTGCTCCGGAGAACATGAAGCGAATATTCGATCCATTTTTTACAACTAAAGAGGTCGGATCGGGGACGGGTTTGGGTTTATCCACCAGTTATTCCATTATTGTGGATCAACATGGTGGTCAATTGTCTTGTGAATCAGAATTGGGGAAAGGAACTGTGTTTATGATTGAGATTCCGGAAAAATTGAGTGAATAA